In Paramormyrops kingsleyae isolate MSU_618 chromosome 5, PKINGS_0.4, whole genome shotgun sequence, one DNA window encodes the following:
- the ppp1r27b gene encoding protein phosphatase 1 regulatory subunit 27b, with the protein MKYFSQCAVMKNTQYNRCIPVDGSITTCKRTAVSLKPPRSVHFPNDIVFQDHIREGDLEQVGRFIRTKKICLGTIFQTGMCALHEAVLSGNLECVKLLVKYGADIQQEDEEGWTPLHMACSDSYPHIAKYLLSLGADANAANKCGEKPVDLIDPDCKELLKLFKVGCD; encoded by the exons ATGAAGTATTTCAGCCAGTGTGCCGTTATGAAGAATACACAGTACAACCGCTGCATCCCAGTCGATGGCAGCATTACGACTTGTAAGCGTACTGCTGTCTCACTCAAGCCACCCCGATCTGTGCACTTTCCCAATGACATCGTCTTCCAAGATCACATTCGGGAGGGAGACCTGGAGCAAGTAGGCCGCTTCATCAGGACTAAAAAAATCTGCTTGGGAACCATTTTCCAGACAG GCATGTGCGCCCTCCACGAAGCCGTCCTCTCAGGCAATCTGGAATGTGTGAAGCTGCTGGTGAAATATGGGGCGGACATCCAGCAGGAGGACGAGGAAGGCTGGACGCCCTTGCACATGGCCTGCAGCGACAGCTATCCGCACATTGCCAA ATACCTGCTGTCTCTTGGTGCTGATGCCAACGCTGCGAACAAATGTGGGGAGAAGCCAGTGGACCTCATAGATCCCGACTGCAAGGAGCTGCTCAAGCTGTTCAAGGTGGGCTGTGACTGA